A genome region from Drosophila simulans strain w501 chromosome 2R, Prin_Dsim_3.1, whole genome shotgun sequence includes the following:
- the LOC27206147 gene encoding uncharacterized protein LOC27206147, which yields MGASNRILQVAVSASVFSLICFVIAFSTPYWLVTDGRLQDPRFTNLGLWEVCFNNFQDIHRFFDNSFKGCLWVFEEEYYIIHDFLLPGFYISVQLFATLCFVMCLVVIPLTAVFLRTSRDDDRYMVLLLAIGSCQVVGSVFGFIAVVIFGAKGDSRDWMPGWQNNDMGWSFALGVVGAVLLLPAGVLYLVEARRERYKRLNEISNREISEYGDEYYQNQASPAVLPTAPSPYQSYFASEPSRPRRPQQSSASNSAVQGGIQTDI from the coding sequence ATGGGTGCGTCCAACCGCATTTTGCAAGTTGCCGTTAGCGCGTCCGTGTTTTCCCTAATATGTTTTGTTATCGCGTTTTCCACGCCCTATTGGCTGGTTACAGACGGTAGATTACAAGACCCGCGATTCACTAACCTAGGCCTTTGGGAAGTTTGTTTCAACAACTTCCAGGACATACACCGATTTTTTGACAACTCCTTTAAAGGATGCCTATGGGTTTTCGAAGAGGAATATTACATCATACACGACTTCCTCCTGCCTGGCTTCTACATATCCGTTCAACTTTTTGCTACGCTATGCTTTGTAATGTGCCTTGTTGTTATACCACTCACTGCAGTATTTCTTCGAACTTCTCGCGACGATGACAGGTACATGGTGCTCCTGCTGGCAATAGGATCATGCCAGGTTGTGGGCTCTGTGTTCGGGTTTATTGCTGTGGTCATTTTTGGCGCAAAAGGAGATTCCCGGGATTGGATGCCAGGATGGCAGAACAACGATATGGGCTGGTCATTTGCTCTGGGCGTTGTTGGCGCTGTGCTGCTACTGCCGGCAGGCGTACTCTACCTGGTAGAAGCGCGTCGGGAAAGGTACAAGCGCCTAAATGAAATCAGCAATCGGGAGATCAGTGAATACGGTGATGAGTATTACCAGAATCAGGCATCCCCCGCAGTGCTTCCGACCGCTCCGTCGCCATATCAATCCTATTTCGCATCCGAGCCAAGCCGACCAAGAAGACCCCAACAAAGTAGTGCATCGAATTCCGCTGTACAAGGAGGAATTCAAACAgatatataa